TACGCCACAATTTATATTGTACACATGTAGACTCACGGATGTGCACAATTTTTTTGTTGTGGATATATGAAATTATGATAGCGAAGGGTAGTATTGTAATTTTATATATCTTCTTCTTCATCGACAGTCTCTTTCTACAAAATTTACGGCCATTTTTTTTTCAGACATAAATCACCATTTTGGGATGATTTGCTTTGATTCAACCTCGTTTCTTTATTATTACCATTCAAATATGATAGTTCCTTGATATAACAACTGATTTTGACTCAAATCACCATAACATAGATGTGTTTTAACTGACTTTGTGGCCGAGTGTACTAAACTCGCGGTGGCGGCGAAGTCATGATGTTCCGGTCTTGGTGGTCAGAAATAGTTTAGGATCAAATGAAGGACGACGAAAATGCTAATCCAAAAAAAAATCCAAAAAAAGCAAACCAAAAAAAGTTCACTGTTTTCTACGTTTTCTGGGTTTCAACATTTTTGAAAATTTAAAACAAAAGCAAAAAAAAAAAAAGATTCTTGTTGTTACGCTTAGTTAGCGGTGCATATAACGAAAAGCTAACTAGATCTATAAGGGTGACACAAAAAGAGCTGACGGTTACACTTTTACAAAGCCAACAATGTCTTTAACCACCAAAAACTACCTTAGTAGCAGAAACTGCTCTTTTACGTAATAAAAAGTCAAAAACTGACTCATAGCGTAAATCACTCTTTTTATTTAATGTTTTGACATGACATAGCAACTGTAAATATAATAAAATAATGAGATATGTGTACGTATGTTATGTGCATATCTTCCCCACACCATTTTGCTTTTCACCACTACTGAAAGGAAACAAGTACTCAAACCAACCCAATTGTTTGGTCTCACTTCATATCCTTTCAAATCAAAACCTCTAGAAATGGGAACCATTAATAAATGTTTTGTGGAAGCTAACAATGCTTAAGAAGGCCAACCAACTCTTTACTTGTCTCTTTAATTCAATGGAAATTTTTCCCAAATCTGTACCAAGTAAATAACCAATAATGCCATGTGATTTTTCAGACAAAGGACAAGCAGCACAATGATAACGACGGTGTTTATGAAGGGAACCATGAATAAATGATTTGGAGAAGAGTGTTAATTGGTTATATTTGTCCAACCAACTCTTTAGTTGTCTCTTTAATTCAATTGACAAATTTCTCAAATCTGTACTAAGTAAATAAGAAATAGTGTCATGTGATTTTTCCAGAAAAGGACAAAGTAGCATAATGATAACATTGGTGTTCAAGAAAGATTAAGACAATTGCAAAGGATTTAAGGTGAAATTTGATCATCATGCAACCCATGAAACAAGTAAAAGATTTTTCAAATTATCAAATACTGAAGAGTACACCATTTGAATCCGTCCATTAACAAAAGAACCAAGTGAAACACATAATGTTTCTGCCTTACCATATAGCCGATAATATGTAAAACAGGGGAAAACATATCTTATATGTTTCTAAAATTATTAGCGAGGACTACTTGTGAACACATCGAGAAACATTCTGTTTATTGGAGACAGCTTCATCTGCTGCTCTTGCACTCTTCTCCTCTTGAATAGAGGCTCATGAGACTGTGATGCAGACACTGATGCAGAAGCAGAAGCAACCCATGACTCGTTCGAGCTATCAGAGTTGAATGATGCATCAAATACACCAGTTGGACTAGCGGGTTGCATCCTTTTCTTGCTTGGAATGTGATCTAACACTAACTCATAGCATTTATTTACTTTCTCCTGTTTAAGTCAAACGAATATAGAATCAGTTCTTGATCTTAACACTAACTACATTGCCATTTACTGATCCAAAAGCATATTACTAATACCACATACCGGATCGACTTTGAGCAGAGTCATGAGCTGAGATTCATATTCAGCTTCGTCACACGTCGTGGAATCTCCAACGACAGAGACCATTATTGCAGTGGCCAACACCGAAGGACTGTAGCTTAGAAACCTCGAATCTGAAAAGCAAGAACAAACACAATTTAGCATCCAAGAGATCCAATGAAAATCATGTGAAGTCAAGAGATCTAGGCATTACCAGGAACAATGGAGAGTAACAGAGATTCACATCGACTCAAGAACTCCAAGTCGTGGTGAGATTTAGAGCTGCATCGCCGGATAATGTGATCGAAATATGAGATAGGAGTCACGGGATGCATCCTCCACTGAAGAGTAGAGAGAATCAAAAGCTCCATTCTCTGAATAGTCTTAGCCTCAAAGACATATCTCGCATCTCCCACCTTACCAAACACACACAAAAAGAGTGGCATTTCAACGAACAGTCAAGCGACATTACATAAACTGAATCTGAGTAAAGGAGTGAACTTACTTGAAGATCTAAGAGCAAGGGAACACGGATCTCTTCAACTTTAGCAGCTAAAGACAGACAAGCCACAGCTGTAAGCTGAGACATCCATGGCTTGTCTGTCTGAAACTTCCTGCTCGTAAGAAACGTATCGAAGTAGTTAACAGCGAGTAGAGCCGTCAGCGCATTAAACCCATAATAAGTTTTCACTCTAAAGATCCAATCAAGAGCCTTTTCACGACACAGAACGAGAAACTCATCTAAGACTGTGTCGGAAAGACACGGCCTTAACTCGTTTTCTTTCGAAATCAAACTCAACAACTCATCGTCATCCCATAACATGTCATGATCGAGAAAACCCAGATGGAAAAAGGGAAACTTTACAACGCTCTCGTCTCCCTCTAACTCATGGCTCCTCTCTTCCTCGCAGAAAAGCATACAAAACGGTGCGTTTAGAACCTCTTCCTCTTCTTGGAAAGCCATCTATCTATCTATCTATCTATCTTCCTCTTGGGAGGAGAAGATATTGTGAAAGAACTTTGGTCATTCTGCCATTTCAGAGCTCTCTCTCTCTCCCTCTCTCCGCCCTATGGATGCTACCGCAGAGAGAAGAAAAGTAGTGAAGACAAATGCAAAGAAAGTGAAGGGTTTTAATATCACGCTTGTCCTCTTTTTTTTTTTTTTTTTAATTTTTAATTATTTTTGCTGTCTCTTTTTTTTTCTATTATTATTCGGATGTTTGGCGCGCGATTAAATTGATGAAACCGTACTTCTTTGTTTTATTTCCATAAATGGCCGGAAAACACAATTCTCTTTTAATTATTTTTATCAAAATTAATACATAAATTGAAGTAAAT
This sequence is a window from Brassica oleracea var. oleracea cultivar TO1000 chromosome C1, BOL, whole genome shotgun sequence. Protein-coding genes within it:
- the LOC106342277 gene encoding cyclin-D3-3-like, with the protein product MAFQEEEEVLNAPFCMLFCEEERSHELEGDESVVKFPFFHLGFLDHDMLWDDDELLSLISKENELRPCLSDTVLDEFLVLCREKALDWIFRVKTYYGFNALTALLAVNYFDTFLTSRKFQTDKPWMSQLTAVACLSLAAKVEEIRVPLLLDLQVGDARYVFEAKTIQRMELLILSTLQWRMHPVTPISYFDHIIRRCSSKSHHDLEFLSRCESLLLSIVPDSRFLSYSPSVLATAIMVSVVGDSTTCDEAEYESQLMTLLKVDPEKVNKCYELVLDHIPSKKRMQPASPTGVFDASFNSDSSNESWVASASASVSASQSHEPLFKRRRVQEQQMKLSPINRMFLDVFTSSPR